A genomic window from Oceanobacillus timonensis includes:
- a CDS encoding GntP family permease produces MSTGYVLAVFFSIIILMVLAISKFKIHASMALLISGILLGIFLQFPLGEIEEIMNEGFADTIKSVGIVIFLGSVLGIMLERTGGAAKITNSAIKYFGDKYIVWALVFSSALLGIPIWGDTVVVLLIPIVSKIALDTGRSMLSLGTILYLGALVTASLVPPTPGAVAAASLLGVSLGEAIIWGTIISIPSIVVATLYALTLKEHVEPLEEYVDETKKANNNGVKQPSLLGSLAPILLPLILIVGNTAISAAAPNTFIAELFSFIGSPMVALLSGCVLALSLTGSKWNSKEVLDGYVDKGIGAAAMPILVTGLGGVLAIFIERAGVAEVIADTVVSFGFPSILIPIILAAILHIVTGSNALAVMTAAALVQPMLGTLGISPLAAFLASGTGALMFKHANSSGFWVTVTMSNMNVKQGIKGISVASTIAGGVGALITIVLHYTGVI; encoded by the coding sequence ATGTCAACTGGTTATGTACTTGCTGTATTCTTTTCCATAATAATTCTTATGGTTTTAGCTATATCTAAGTTTAAGATACATGCTTCAATGGCTCTTTTAATATCAGGGATTTTATTAGGAATATTCCTTCAATTTCCATTAGGAGAAATAGAAGAAATTATGAATGAAGGATTTGCTGATACGATTAAAAGCGTTGGAATTGTAATATTTCTAGGGTCTGTATTAGGAATAATGTTGGAAAGAACTGGAGGAGCAGCAAAAATTACTAATAGTGCCATCAAATATTTTGGTGATAAATATATTGTATGGGCTTTAGTTTTTAGCTCTGCACTTTTGGGGATTCCAATTTGGGGAGATACTGTAGTGGTTCTTTTAATACCAATAGTATCAAAAATTGCATTAGATACTGGAAGGTCCATGTTGAGTTTAGGTACTATTTTATATTTGGGCGCTTTAGTAACTGCCTCATTAGTACCACCTACTCCAGGAGCAGTCGCAGCAGCATCTTTACTAGGAGTTTCTTTAGGTGAAGCAATTATTTGGGGAACAATAATATCGATACCTAGTATAGTTGTTGCTACTCTATACGCTTTAACTTTAAAGGAGCATGTTGAACCTTTAGAAGAATATGTAGATGAAACGAAGAAAGCTAATAATAATGGTGTAAAGCAGCCAAGTTTATTAGGTTCATTAGCACCAATATTATTGCCATTAATACTAATTGTAGGAAATACTGCTATTTCTGCTGCTGCTCCTAACACGTTTATTGCTGAATTATTTTCATTCATTGGTTCTCCAATGGTAGCTTTATTAAGTGGATGTGTTTTGGCATTAAGTTTAACTGGAAGCAAATGGAATTCGAAAGAAGTGTTAGATGGTTACGTAGACAAAGGTATTGGTGCTGCAGCGATGCCAATTCTTGTAACGGGATTAGGTGGAGTACTAGCTATTTTTATAGAAAGAGCAGGGGTTGCAGAAGTTATAGCAGATACTGTTGTTAGTTTTGGGTTCCCATCTATCTTAATACCTATCATTTTAGCTGCTATTCTTCATATTGTAACTGGCTCAAATGCGCTAGCAGTAATGACAGCAGCTGCCTTAGTTCAACCTATGTTAGGAACGTTAGGAATTAGCCCCCTAGCAGCTTTTTTAGCTAGCGGTACAGGTGCTTTAATGTTTAAACATGCAAACTCAAGTGGGTTTTGGGTAACAGTTACGATGTCAAATATGAATGTTAAACAAGGAATTAAAGGTATATCGGTTGCATCAACGATAGCTGGTGGAGTGGGCGCATTAATAACTATAGTATTACACTATACAGGGGTTATTTAA
- a CDS encoding glycoside hydrolase family 2 protein → MEKTIATYQRTEYPRPQFQRTSWKNLNGTWKFAFDDENIGEKEQWTNKPSFTTDIQVPFTYETKASGIGEEDFHPYVWYQKTFEIPEDEIGKRTILRFQASDYLTKVWVNGHYIGNHIGGNASFSFDITNAVDYKTKNELVVKVEDSMSCYQPRGKQRWRDENFGCWYVQTTGIWQTVWLEFLNKVNIDNVKITPEFDAHSVHFDYTLSGSFGRECDLETTISFLGETVKQFSMKPDRSNMSFLVDLHTDLHEWKIKHWSPQHPNLYDVTFRLFENGRLVDEVDSYFGMRKISIKDGQVLLNNVPIYQKLILDQGYWADTMLTPPSDDAIIEDIEKTMEMGFNGVRKHQKLEDERFLYWCDKKGLLVWSEMAATYEFSDEAVENFTKEWLEIVQQHYNHPSIITWVPFNESWGVPNISTNKQQQVFTESIYYLTKSIDSQRPVIVNDGWEHTISDIIALHDYEELGEEFLERYKDKDKILNNELPHNNHKYAFANGYKYEGQPIMITEYGGIAFNDESGWGYGNQVNTEKEFLNRYQSITDAIKSTPYINGYCYTQITDVQQEINGLLKEDRTPKIELEKIKAVNDSIK, encoded by the coding sequence ATGGAAAAAACAATTGCTACTTATCAAAGAACAGAATACCCGCGTCCACAATTCCAAAGAACTTCATGGAAGAACTTGAATGGGACATGGAAGTTTGCTTTTGATGATGAGAATATTGGAGAGAAAGAGCAATGGACGAATAAACCTAGCTTTACTACAGATATACAGGTGCCATTTACGTATGAAACGAAAGCAAGTGGGATTGGTGAAGAGGATTTCCACCCCTATGTTTGGTATCAAAAAACATTTGAAATTCCAGAAGATGAAATAGGAAAACGAACAATTTTGAGATTCCAGGCATCCGATTATTTAACGAAAGTATGGGTTAACGGCCATTATATTGGTAATCATATTGGTGGGAATGCTTCTTTTTCATTTGATATTACGAATGCTGTTGACTACAAAACGAAGAATGAACTTGTTGTTAAAGTAGAAGATAGTATGAGCTGTTATCAACCAAGGGGGAAACAACGGTGGAGAGATGAAAATTTCGGATGCTGGTATGTACAGACTACAGGGATATGGCAAACAGTCTGGCTGGAATTCTTGAATAAGGTAAATATTGATAATGTAAAGATTACTCCTGAATTCGATGCACATTCGGTCCATTTTGATTATACATTGAGCGGTTCATTTGGTCGAGAATGTGATTTAGAAACAACAATCAGTTTTTTGGGTGAAACAGTAAAACAATTTTCTATGAAACCAGATCGTTCTAACATGAGCTTTTTAGTGGATCTTCATACGGACCTACATGAGTGGAAAATAAAACATTGGTCACCTCAGCATCCTAATTTATATGATGTTACATTTCGATTATTTGAGAACGGAAGATTAGTAGACGAAGTTGATTCGTATTTTGGAATGCGAAAGATTTCCATTAAAGATGGACAGGTGCTTCTTAATAACGTACCTATTTACCAAAAGCTTATTTTAGATCAAGGATACTGGGCGGATACGATGCTCACACCTCCTTCAGATGATGCCATAATAGAAGATATTGAAAAAACGATGGAGATGGGCTTCAATGGAGTTCGTAAACATCAAAAACTGGAGGACGAACGCTTTTTATATTGGTGCGATAAAAAAGGATTACTTGTGTGGTCTGAGATGGCTGCTACGTATGAATTTTCGGATGAGGCAGTTGAAAACTTTACGAAAGAGTGGCTGGAAATCGTTCAACAGCACTATAACCATCCATCTATCATTACCTGGGTACCATTTAATGAATCATGGGGCGTACCCAATATTTCGACTAATAAACAGCAACAGGTATTTACAGAATCTATTTACTATTTAACAAAATCAATTGACTCACAACGTCCTGTTATCGTAAACGATGGCTGGGAACACACAATTTCTGATATTATTGCGCTTCATGATTATGAGGAACTTGGCGAAGAATTCCTAGAACGTTATAAAGATAAGGATAAAATTTTAAATAATGAATTACCTCATAATAATCATAAATATGCCTTTGCAAATGGTTATAAATATGAAGGACAGCCTATTATGATAACCGAATATGGAGGAATTGCTTTTAACGATGAAAGTGGCTGGGGGTACGGGAACCAGGTGAATACAGAGAAGGAGTTTTTAAATCGATACCAGAGCATTACGGATGCTATTAAGTCAACTCCTTATATAAATGGTTACTGTTATACACAAATAACTGATGTTCAGCAGGAAATTAATGGTTTATTAAAAGAAGATCGGACACCTAAGATAGAATTAGAAAAGATAAAGGCAGTGAATGATTCAATTAAATAG
- a CDS encoding arylsulfatase: MVKSKPNILLILTDDLGFSDLGSYGGEISTPNLDQLAKNGLRFTQFYNSARCCPSRASLLTGVYPHQAGIGLMDEDRETPGYRGYLKDQCVTLAEVLREGGYHTYLSGKWHVGKRMPIERGFDDFYGLLGGFASFWDKKNYVRLPKGRPERSYSEGEFYATDAITDHALDFIEESRHDEQPYFLYLSYNAPHFPLQAPKEDISKYEKLYEKGWDKIREERLERMKQLQTINENMELTPRSEYWDRDRENSGVNPAWESIDPDRKKDLIRRMAIYAAMVDRMDQNVGRVIKNLRDHNELDNTLVLFCSDNGACAEWDPWGFDDWITTSNFLHRKEDLDRMGGPDSYHSYGSGWANACSTPLRMYKHYAHEGGISTPLIVHWPEEVNRSGEVDHYPGHFIDFMATFVDITGTSYPEEFQGNKILPMEGKSLMPVFQGKPTETRILYFEHEEHCAVRENEWKLVKIKEREWELYNMNNDRTEMNNLANNYPERVEKMKQMWEEWAEKTNVHPRTKAEK, translated from the coding sequence ATGGTAAAAAGCAAGCCAAATATTTTATTGATTTTAACTGATGACTTAGGATTTTCTGATTTAGGAAGTTATGGAGGTGAAATCAGTACACCAAATCTAGATCAACTGGCTAAGAATGGGTTACGCTTCACTCAATTTTATAATTCAGCTCGCTGTTGCCCGAGTCGAGCTTCCCTTTTAACCGGGGTGTATCCACATCAAGCGGGCATAGGTTTAATGGATGAGGATCGAGAAACACCCGGATATCGTGGTTATTTGAAAGATCAGTGTGTTACCCTTGCAGAAGTGTTGCGAGAGGGTGGCTATCACACCTATTTATCAGGAAAATGGCATGTAGGAAAACGAATGCCAATAGAACGTGGATTTGATGATTTTTATGGATTATTGGGAGGTTTTGCGAGTTTCTGGGATAAGAAGAACTATGTTCGTTTACCCAAAGGTCGGCCTGAACGAAGCTATTCAGAAGGAGAATTTTATGCTACAGATGCAATTACGGATCATGCATTAGATTTCATTGAAGAGTCTCGACATGATGAACAGCCTTATTTTCTATATCTATCCTATAATGCACCACATTTTCCGTTGCAGGCACCGAAAGAAGATATTAGTAAATATGAAAAACTATATGAAAAAGGGTGGGATAAGATAAGGGAAGAAAGGTTGGAACGAATGAAACAGCTACAGACGATAAATGAAAATATGGAGTTGACACCACGCTCCGAATATTGGGATCGTGATCGTGAGAACAGCGGGGTCAATCCAGCTTGGGAATCCATTGATCCAGACCGTAAAAAAGATCTGATACGGCGAATGGCGATTTATGCTGCGATGGTAGACCGCATGGATCAGAATGTCGGCAGGGTGATTAAGAATCTACGGGACCATAATGAACTCGATAATACATTGGTATTGTTTTGTTCTGATAACGGGGCGTGTGCGGAATGGGATCCTTGGGGTTTTGATGATTGGATTACGACTTCAAACTTTTTACACCGAAAAGAAGATCTAGATCGTATGGGAGGTCCCGACTCTTATCACAGCTACGGATCCGGTTGGGCAAATGCTTGTAGTACGCCGCTTAGAATGTACAAGCACTATGCACATGAAGGTGGAATTAGTACGCCATTGATAGTCCACTGGCCAGAAGAAGTAAATCGAAGCGGAGAGGTTGATCATTACCCGGGTCACTTTATTGACTTTATGGCAACTTTCGTTGATATTACGGGAACGTCGTATCCAGAGGAATTTCAAGGAAATAAGATACTCCCGATGGAGGGAAAGAGCTTGATGCCCGTTTTCCAGGGGAAGCCAACTGAAACACGCATATTATACTTTGAACATGAAGAACATTGTGCTGTACGTGAGAATGAATGGAAACTTGTGAAAATAAAGGAAAGAGAATGGGAATTATACAACATGAATAATGACCGAACAGAGATGAATAATTTGGCAAATAATTATCCTGAACGTGTAGAAAAGATGAAACAAATGTGGGAAGAATGGGCTGAAAAAACCAATGTACACCCTCGTACTAAGGCTGAAAAGTGA
- a CDS encoding GntR family transcriptional regulator: protein MASSKKEQVYIEIKKRILNNYYEQGEYLEEKEICETFKVSRTPVREAMNKLASENLVYSVPKQGTFVTTLSTQDIKQIFQVRYIIETSALDLSFDKLEKEELINFKNKFIEEIRNENYQVLHELDYEFHNYINSKCGNKYLHSFLSRIQDNFQRVRTQEFYTKNRTLGGAEEHLEIIDNILTANKQRSIELLESHISSTEKYYFKSLI, encoded by the coding sequence ATGGCTTCAAGTAAAAAAGAACAAGTATATATTGAAATAAAAAAAAGAATCCTGAATAATTATTATGAACAAGGAGAGTACTTAGAAGAGAAGGAAATTTGTGAAACATTTAAAGTGAGTAGGACGCCAGTTCGAGAAGCTATGAATAAATTAGCATCTGAAAATTTAGTTTATTCGGTTCCTAAACAAGGTACTTTTGTAACCACATTATCAACTCAAGATATCAAACAAATTTTTCAAGTTCGATATATTATCGAAACATCTGCACTTGATTTATCATTTGATAAATTAGAGAAGGAAGAACTAATAAATTTTAAAAATAAATTTATTGAAGAAATAAGGAATGAAAATTATCAAGTATTACACGAGTTAGATTATGAATTTCATAATTATATTAATTCTAAATGTGGCAATAAGTACTTACATAGTTTTCTAAGTCGTATACAAGATAACTTTCAACGTGTGAGAACTCAAGAATTTTACACAAAAAATCGCACTTTGGGTGGAGCGGAAGAACATTTGGAGATAATTGACAATATTTTAACTGCTAATAAACAACGATCTATTGAATTATTAGAGAGTCATATTTCTTCTACAGAAAAGTATTATTTTAAGAGCTTGATATAA
- a CDS encoding galactokinase, translated as MNIQKLIKEFQATFKTSLVPRSFFAPGRINLIGEHTDYNGGHVFPASISFGTYALGALRKDQKLRFYSINFSDKGIIECDLSNLSYNDEHNWANYSKGMFLYLQKAGFDIRYGADILFYGNIPNSAGLSSSASIEIVTGVLLEKLYGLTMDRIKIIQCGQKVENDYIGVNSGIMDQFAIGKGKINHAILLNCRTLKYEYAPLELENHDIIIINSNKQRTLAGSKYNERRAQCERALKDLQTECTIESLGELTKVDFEKHKYLIKDKTNRKRAKHIVYENARTLEALEKLKKPNLQGFGKLMNESHISLMNDYEVTGLELDTIVHAAWKQEGVLGARMTGAGFGGCAIAIVEKDKVETFKKNVNNTYRQVIGFDATFYTASIGDGAKEILEEVVQ; from the coding sequence ATGAACATTCAAAAACTAATAAAAGAATTTCAGGCAACATTCAAAACATCTCTAGTGCCCCGTTCATTTTTCGCGCCAGGTAGAATCAACCTAATTGGTGAACATACTGATTATAATGGAGGTCATGTTTTCCCAGCCTCCATTTCATTTGGCACTTATGCCTTGGGAGCCCTACGAAAGGACCAAAAGTTGCGTTTTTATTCTATTAATTTCTCAGATAAAGGAATAATAGAATGCGATTTGTCAAATTTATCTTATAATGATGAACATAATTGGGCCAACTATTCAAAAGGAATGTTTCTTTACTTGCAAAAAGCAGGATTTGATATTAGATATGGGGCAGATATTTTATTCTATGGAAACATTCCAAATAGTGCTGGACTGTCTTCCTCCGCTTCAATCGAAATCGTAACAGGTGTACTTTTAGAAAAGTTATACGGTCTAACCATGGACCGTATAAAAATAATCCAATGCGGTCAAAAAGTGGAAAATGATTACATTGGTGTGAACAGCGGAATCATGGATCAGTTCGCCATTGGAAAAGGAAAAATAAATCATGCTATTCTATTAAACTGCCGTACATTAAAATATGAATACGCACCACTTGAGCTGGAAAATCACGATATTATAATTATTAATTCAAACAAACAACGTACACTTGCAGGTTCTAAATATAATGAACGCCGCGCACAATGTGAACGTGCTCTGAAGGATTTACAAACTGAATGTACCATTGAAAGTTTAGGAGAATTGACTAAAGTAGACTTTGAGAAACATAAATATCTAATCAAAGATAAAACAAATCGAAAGCGTGCTAAACATATCGTATATGAAAACGCCCGAACATTAGAAGCGCTTGAAAAACTGAAAAAACCCAATCTTCAAGGTTTTGGAAAACTAATGAATGAATCCCATATTTCTCTTATGAATGATTATGAAGTAACAGGCCTCGAACTTGATACCATTGTACACGCCGCCTGGAAACAAGAAGGTGTACTAGGTGCGCGAATGACCGGCGCTGGATTTGGCGGATGTGCAATTGCAATAGTGGAAAAAGATAAGGTGGAAACTTTCAAAAAAAATGTAAACAACACTTACCGTCAAGTGATTGGCTTTGATGCAACTTTCTATACAGCATCAATCGGAGATGGTGCAAAAGAAATTTTGGAGGAAGTGGTACAATGA
- a CDS encoding carbohydrate ABC transporter permease — MGQPNPIPNIDVQKTFEKKNKKPNNKRKRSTRLNRSRDPFHPIKITVAIVVGLLFVLPIIWMIFVSLKPDGFSTANPLEWFLPPFTFSNYTNMIANTLILRWIFNSFIVALITTILTLIVTSLASFAISQMKFRFKKTIFVFFLLGLMIPGEATIIPLYETAKSLNLIDSYAGLILPMVASPLGVIILKSFFDGIPKELFESAKMDGCSNFKLFYKIALPLAKPALAAIAIFTFIGSWNNFLWPYLSILSEELYTLPVGLPVFNSSYSQAYVLPMTANALASIPVIIIFLIFQKQIIKGISFTGIKG, encoded by the coding sequence ATGGGACAACCTAATCCAATACCAAATATAGATGTACAAAAAACATTCGAAAAAAAGAATAAAAAACCAAATAATAAAAGAAAACGTTCAACGCGACTGAACAGAAGTCGTGATCCTTTTCATCCTATTAAAATTACGGTAGCGATTGTTGTTGGACTTCTGTTTGTTCTTCCTATCATATGGATGATCTTTGTTTCCTTGAAACCAGATGGGTTCAGCACTGCTAATCCACTCGAATGGTTTTTACCACCATTTACATTCTCGAATTACACAAATATGATTGCTAATACTTTAATACTCCGATGGATATTTAATAGTTTTATCGTTGCGCTTATTACAACAATTTTAACGTTAATCGTGACATCATTAGCTTCATTTGCAATATCTCAAATGAAATTCCGTTTCAAAAAGACGATTTTTGTATTTTTTCTACTTGGCTTGATGATACCTGGAGAAGCAACAATTATTCCGTTATATGAAACTGCGAAGAGTTTAAATCTGATTGATAGCTATGCAGGGCTTATTCTTCCAATGGTTGCTTCACCACTAGGTGTTATTATATTAAAAAGCTTTTTTGATGGTATACCAAAAGAATTATTCGAAAGCGCAAAAATGGATGGATGTTCAAATTTTAAATTGTTTTATAAAATTGCTTTGCCCCTGGCCAAACCAGCTTTAGCAGCAATAGCAATCTTTACATTTATTGGATCCTGGAATAACTTTCTGTGGCCATACTTGTCTATATTATCTGAAGAGCTCTATACATTACCGGTAGGTCTTCCTGTATTTAATTCCAGTTATTCTCAAGCATATGTACTCCCAATGACAGCAAATGCTCTTGCGTCTATACCAGTTATTATCATATTCCTAATATTTCAAAAACAAATTATTAAGGGAATCAGCTTTACAGGGATTAAAGGATAA
- a CDS encoding extracellular solute-binding protein: MKNRLVLLIGIILTAITLVACSGGSDDADADQDVEVPEGATEVVMWNLFGGGDADFMQEIVDEYNESQDEIFINNVQQEFEEYYTKLITSVSAGQGPDLAISHTNVLPELVSQGLIQELDTQGSEVGVNWDEFNQNILESTVFDEQHYAVPIDTHPHIFFVNNELVGDAGLMNEDGSVKMEQTPEGFVEFLTTLKQELPEDKFPMAFSTAGVDSYRLWFSFYSQLGGENIVTDNLENPEYVLDVDKAIEAANYMHDLWHEHEVIPTNLAEFYADFQSGNAATISTGVWATGTWEATEDLEFTALPAPNIFGKDAAFGNSHTFVIPTSQDADPEVQKGAIEFMDYATDKGVVWAEAGHIPAKSTVVESKEYAELPYRSDYVEVADYVNFPDQTIHARGIQDIMVRNLDLIWTDEATPEEAFELIENEVKSLIGE; encoded by the coding sequence ATGAAGAATAGGCTAGTGTTACTAATTGGAATCATTTTAACGGCTATCACGCTTGTAGCATGTTCTGGCGGATCAGATGATGCTGATGCCGATCAAGATGTTGAGGTGCCAGAGGGGGCAACAGAGGTTGTTATGTGGAATCTATTTGGAGGTGGTGATGCTGACTTTATGCAGGAAATTGTTGATGAATATAACGAAAGTCAAGATGAGATTTTTATAAATAATGTTCAACAAGAATTTGAAGAATATTATACAAAATTGATTACGAGTGTTTCCGCGGGTCAAGGACCGGATTTAGCTATTTCCCACACGAATGTACTTCCGGAATTGGTTAGTCAGGGACTGATTCAGGAGCTAGACACACAAGGTTCGGAAGTAGGGGTAAATTGGGATGAATTTAATCAGAATATTTTGGAATCGACTGTTTTTGATGAGCAGCATTACGCAGTACCGATCGATACACATCCGCATATATTTTTCGTGAATAATGAACTTGTTGGTGATGCAGGACTTATGAATGAGGATGGGAGTGTGAAAATGGAACAGACGCCAGAAGGGTTTGTTGAATTTCTAACAACACTTAAACAAGAATTGCCAGAAGATAAATTTCCGATGGCGTTTTCTACAGCTGGTGTCGATTCCTATAGGTTATGGTTTTCCTTCTATAGTCAACTAGGAGGAGAAAATATTGTAACGGATAATTTAGAAAATCCAGAATATGTACTTGATGTTGATAAAGCGATTGAAGCTGCAAATTATATGCATGATTTATGGCACGAGCATGAAGTTATTCCAACGAATTTAGCGGAATTCTATGCTGATTTCCAATCTGGCAATGCAGCTACTATTTCTACTGGGGTATGGGCAACTGGTACTTGGGAAGCTACGGAAGATCTAGAGTTTACAGCACTACCAGCACCAAATATATTTGGCAAAGATGCTGCATTTGGTAATTCGCATACCTTTGTGATTCCTACTAGTCAAGATGCAGATCCCGAAGTTCAAAAAGGTGCCATTGAATTTATGGATTATGCAACTGATAAAGGTGTTGTTTGGGCAGAAGCAGGACATATTCCGGCAAAATCAACCGTTGTTGAATCAAAAGAATATGCAGAACTTCCATATCGCAGTGATTATGTTGAAGTAGCGGACTATGTTAATTTTCCAGATCAAACTATTCATGCACGTGGTATCCAGGATATAATGGTTCGCAACCTTGATTTGATTTGGACAGACGAAGCAACTCCTGAAGAAGCGTTTGAATTGATTGAAAATGAAGTGAAATCGTTAATAGGAGAGTAA
- a CDS encoding carbohydrate ABC transporter permease, with the protein MKNKLWLQDMKALPFLIPFLIVYMIFTIFPVIKGLEMSFYDWSLIGKLEFIGLENFTVMFSDPYFWRSLGNTTLFVILTTPTMMVLALGLALLANLNTKLQTFFRGAYFLPSILSVAVISFLAIFMLQPYNGFVNTILQGIGVQAEPFWLANKYLAWITIVVVTLWWTVGTNMILFLVALQDIPESLYEASEIDGATRWQQFWYITLPQLKPISKVILLLQVLASFKVFAQIMLITGGGPGDATRPLIQYIYESGFTQNNLGYAATMSFALFFILLILSIIQLRSQRSGEN; encoded by the coding sequence ATGAAAAACAAGTTATGGTTACAGGATATGAAGGCGCTTCCCTTTCTAATACCCTTTTTAATTGTATATATGATCTTTACCATCTTTCCTGTTATCAAAGGGCTGGAAATGAGTTTCTATGATTGGTCATTGATTGGAAAATTGGAGTTCATAGGGTTGGAAAACTTTACAGTTATGTTTAGTGATCCTTATTTTTGGAGAAGTCTTGGAAATACAACATTATTTGTTATTTTAACAACACCAACAATGATGGTGCTAGCACTAGGACTGGCATTACTAGCTAATTTGAATACGAAGCTTCAGACTTTTTTCAGAGGAGCTTACTTTCTCCCAAGTATCTTATCTGTTGCGGTTATTTCCTTTTTGGCCATCTTCATGCTACAGCCATATAACGGATTTGTTAATACCATTCTTCAAGGCATAGGAGTGCAAGCCGAGCCTTTTTGGCTGGCTAATAAATATCTTGCTTGGATTACGATTGTAGTTGTTACACTATGGTGGACGGTAGGAACGAATATGATTTTATTTCTTGTAGCATTACAGGATATTCCAGAGTCATTGTACGAGGCTAGTGAAATAGATGGAGCAACTCGATGGCAGCAGTTTTGGTACATTACGCTGCCGCAGCTTAAACCAATTTCCAAAGTTATTTTATTGTTGCAGGTTCTTGCCTCATTTAAAGTGTTTGCACAAATTATGTTAATCACTGGCGGAGGACCTGGTGATGCCACTAGACCTCTTATCCAATATATCTATGAAAGTGGCTTTACACAAAATAATTTAGGGTATGCTGCTACAATGTCCTTTGCGCTATTCTTTATCCTATTAATTTTGTCGATAATCCAGTTAAGGTCACAAAGATCGGGGGAGAATTAA
- a CDS encoding formylglycine-generating enzyme family protein, with protein sequence MRAKEEKKHSCCSVNRSDISKTNIEISLSDYRKKNIRFQDKMVYLSGGEFLMGTDNKEGFPSDKEGPIRNETVEPFYIDSHTVSNREFKQFVEATNYKTVAERFGWSFVFHEFLTFEQLNSEKQLQNVPWWYAVRDAFWYQPEGSGSSVDQRMDHPVVHISWYDAVSFCEWAGKRLPTEREWEFAARGGLEQKKYPWGDELTKDGIHYCNIWQGKFPQYNSKDDGYLGTAPATSFPPNNYGLYNMSGNVWEWCSDWFNKDNQSQKSMRGGSYLCHNSYCNRYRVAARSSNTMDSSSGNIGFRCVRDV encoded by the coding sequence ATGCGAGCGAAGGAGGAAAAAAAACATTCATGCTGTTCTGTAAACAGATCAGATATTTCTAAAACGAATATCGAAATATCCCTTTCGGATTATCGAAAAAAAAATATCAGATTTCAAGACAAAATGGTGTATTTATCTGGTGGTGAATTTTTAATGGGGACGGATAATAAAGAGGGATTTCCATCTGACAAGGAAGGTCCAATAAGAAACGAAACCGTAGAGCCGTTCTATATCGATAGTCATACCGTTAGTAACAGGGAATTCAAACAATTTGTTGAGGCAACGAACTATAAGACTGTGGCTGAAAGATTTGGCTGGTCTTTTGTGTTTCATGAATTTTTAACCTTTGAGCAATTAAATAGTGAAAAGCAATTACAAAACGTGCCATGGTGGTATGCGGTTAGAGATGCCTTTTGGTATCAGCCTGAAGGGAGTGGGTCGTCGGTTGATCAGCGTATGGACCATCCTGTTGTGCACATATCCTGGTATGATGCTGTTTCCTTTTGCGAATGGGCAGGAAAGCGGTTGCCAACAGAACGTGAATGGGAATTTGCTGCTCGTGGCGGACTTGAACAAAAAAAATATCCATGGGGAGATGAGCTCACTAAAGATGGAATACATTACTGCAATATTTGGCAAGGAAAATTTCCACAATATAATTCAAAAGATGATGGTTATTTAGGTACTGCTCCTGCAACGTCTTTTCCACCGAATAATTATGGGCTATATAATATGTCAGGAAATGTATGGGAATGGTGTTCAGATTGGTTCAATAAGGATAACCAATCTCAAAAGAGTATGCGAGGTGGATCATACCTATGTCATAACTCTTATTGTAATCGTTATCGTGTAGCTGCAAGGAGTTCAAATACAATGGACAGCTCATCGGGGAATATTGGCTTTCGTTGTGTACGTGATGTATGA